Proteins from one Microtus pennsylvanicus isolate mMicPen1 chromosome 7, mMicPen1.hap1, whole genome shotgun sequence genomic window:
- the Fubp1 gene encoding far upstream element-binding protein 1 isoform X3 — MADYSTVPPPSSGSAGGGGGGGVNDAFKDALQRARQIAAKIGGDAGTSLNSNDYGYGGQKRPLEDGDGSWTNPSSTTHWEGMPSPFKDQPDAKKVAPQNDSFGAQLPPMHQQQSRSVMTEEYKVPDGMVGFIIGRGGEQISRIQQESGCKIQIAPDSGGLPERSCMLTGTPESVQSAKRLLDQIVEKGRPAPGFHHGDGPGNAVQEIMIPASKAGLVIGKGGETIKQLQERAGVKMVMIQDGPQNTGADKPLRITGDPYKVQQAKEMVLELIRDQGGFREVRNEYGSRIGGNEGIDVPIPRFAVGIVIGRNGEMIKKIQNDAGVRIQFKPDDGTTPDRIAQITGPPDRCQHAAEIITDLLRSVQAGNPGGPGPGGRGRGRGQGNWNMGPPGGLQEFNFIVPTGKTGLIIGKGGETIKSISQQSGARIELQRNPPPNADPNMKLFTIRGTPQQIDYARQLIEEKIGGPVNPLGPPVPHGPHGVPGPHGPPGPPGPGTPMGPYNPAPYNPGPPGPAPHGPPAPYAPQGWGNAYPHWQQQAPPDPAKAGTDPNSAAWAAYYAHYYQQQAQPPPAAPAGAPTTTQTNGQGDQQNPAPAGQVDYTKAWEEYYKKMGQAVPAPTGAPPGGQPDYSAAWAEYYRQQAAYYAQTSPQGMPQHPPAPQGFANHARSHHHLY; from the exons ATGGCCGACTACTCAACGGTACCTCCGCCCTCGTCTGGCTcagccggcggcggcggcggaggaggCGTTAACGATGCTTTCAAAGATGCCCTGCAGAGAGCCCGGCAG attgcaGCAAAAATTGGGGGTGATGCTGGTACATCATTGAATTCAAATGACTATGGTTATGGGGGACAAAAGAGACCCCTAGAAGATGGAG atgGCTCTTGGACAAATCCGAGCAGTACAACACACTGGGAGGGAATGCCCTCTCCTTTTAAAG ATCAACCAGATGCAAAGAAAGTTGCTCCCCAAAATGACT CTTTTGGAGCACAGTTACCTCCAATGCATCAGCAGCAAAG cAGATCTGTAATGACAGAAGAATACAAAGTTCCAGATGGAATGGTTGGATTTA TAATTGGCAGAGGAGGAGAACAGATTTCACGCATACAGCAGGAATCTGGATGCAAAATACAGATAGCTCCTG ATAGTGGTGGCCTTCCAGAAAGGTCTTGTATGCTAACCGGAACACCTGAATCTGTCCA ATCAGCAAAAAGATTACTGGACCAGATTGTTGAAAAGGGAAGACCAGCACCTGGCTTTCATCATGGTGATGGACCTGGAAATGCAGTTCAGGAAATCATGATTCCAGCCAGCAAGGCAGGACTCGTTATTGGAAAGGGGGGAGAGACTATTAAACAGCTTCAG GAACGGGCTGGTGTTAAAATGGTTATGATTCAAGATGGGCCTCAAAATACTGGTGCTGATAAACCTCTTAGGATTACGGGTGACCCATACAAAGTTCAG CAAGCCAAGGAGATGGTCTTAGAATTAATTCGTGATCAAGGTGGTTTCAGAGAAGTGCGGAATGAGTATGGCTCAAGAATAGGAGGAAATGAAGGGATAGAC GTCCCAATTCCAAGATTTGCTGTTGGCATCGTAataggaagaaatggagaaatgatcaaaaaaatacaaaatgatgcTGGTGTTCGAATTCAGTTTAAGCCAG atgatGGAACAACACCTGATAGGATAGCACAGATAACAGGACCTCCAGACAGATGTCAGCATGCTGCAGAGATTATCACAGACCTTCTACGAAGTGTTCAG GCTGGTAATCCTGGTGGACCTGGACCTGGTGGGCGAGGACGAGGTAGAGGTCAAGGCAACTGGAATATGGGACCACCTGGTGGACTACAGGAATTTAATTTCATTGTGCCAACTGGGAAAACTGGATTGATAATTGGAAAAG gaggCGAAACCATTAAAAGCATAAGCCAACAGTCTGGTGCAAGAATAGAGCTTCAGAGAAATCCTCCTCCTAACGCAGATCCTAATATGAAGTTATTTACAATTCGTGGCACTCCACAGCAAATAGACTACGCTCGGCAACTCATAGAAGAGAAGATTGGG ggCCCAGTAAATCCTTTAGGGCCACCTGTACCCCATGGGCCCCATGGGGTTCCAGGTCCTCATGGGCCTCCTGGGCCTCCAGGGCCTGGAACTCCAATGGGACCATACAACCCTGCACCTtacaatccaggaccacctggTCCAGCTCCTCA TGGTCCTCCAGCCCCATATGCTCCCCAGGGATGGGGAAATGCATATCCACATTGGCAGCAACAGGCTCCTCCTGACCCAG CTAAGGCAGGAACGGATCCAAATTCAGCAGCTTGGGCTGCTTATTATGCGCACTATTACCAACAGCAGGCACAGCCCCCGCCTGCAGCTCCTGCAGGTGCACCAACTACAACCCAAACGAACGGTCAAG gAGATCAGCAGAATCCAGCTCCAGCTGGACAGGTTGATTATACAAAGGCTTGGGAAGAGTACTACAAGAAAATGG
- the Fubp1 gene encoding far upstream element-binding protein 1 isoform X1, translating into MADYSTVPPPSSGSAGGGGGGGVNDAFKDALQRARQIAAKIGGDAGTSLNSNDYGYGGQKRPLEDGDGSWTNPSSTTHWEGMPSPFKDQPDAKKVAPQNDSFGAQLPPMHQQQSRSVMTEEYKVPDGMVGFIIGRGGEQISRIQQESGCKIQIAPDSGGLPERSCMLTGTPESVQSAKRLLDQIVEKGRPAPGFHHGDGPGNAVQEIMIPASKAGLVIGKGGETIKQLQERAGVKMVMIQDGPQNTGADKPLRITGDPYKVQQAKEMVLELIRDQGGFREVRNEYGSRIGGNEGIDVPIPRFAVGIVIGRNGEMIKKIQNDAGVRIQFKPDDGTTPDRIAQITGPPDRCQHAAEIITDLLRSVQAGNPGGPGPGGRGRGRGQGNWNMGPPGGLQEFNFIVPTGKTGLIIGKGGETIKSISQQSGARIELQRNPPPNADPNMKLFTIRGTPQQIDYARQLIEEKIGGPVNPLGPPVPHGPHGVPGPHGPPGPPGPGTPMGPYNPAPYNPGPPGPAPHGPPAPYAPQGWGNAYPHWQQQAPPDPAKAGTDPNSAAWAAYYAHYYQQQAQPPPAAPAGAPTTTQTNGQGNYGDQQNPAPAGQVDYTKAWEEYYKKMGQAVPAPTGAPPGGQPDYSAAWAEYYRQQAAYYAQTSPQGMPQHPPAPQGFANHARSHHHLY; encoded by the exons ATGGCCGACTACTCAACGGTACCTCCGCCCTCGTCTGGCTcagccggcggcggcggcggaggaggCGTTAACGATGCTTTCAAAGATGCCCTGCAGAGAGCCCGGCAG attgcaGCAAAAATTGGGGGTGATGCTGGTACATCATTGAATTCAAATGACTATGGTTATGGGGGACAAAAGAGACCCCTAGAAGATGGAG atgGCTCTTGGACAAATCCGAGCAGTACAACACACTGGGAGGGAATGCCCTCTCCTTTTAAAG ATCAACCAGATGCAAAGAAAGTTGCTCCCCAAAATGACT CTTTTGGAGCACAGTTACCTCCAATGCATCAGCAGCAAAG cAGATCTGTAATGACAGAAGAATACAAAGTTCCAGATGGAATGGTTGGATTTA TAATTGGCAGAGGAGGAGAACAGATTTCACGCATACAGCAGGAATCTGGATGCAAAATACAGATAGCTCCTG ATAGTGGTGGCCTTCCAGAAAGGTCTTGTATGCTAACCGGAACACCTGAATCTGTCCA ATCAGCAAAAAGATTACTGGACCAGATTGTTGAAAAGGGAAGACCAGCACCTGGCTTTCATCATGGTGATGGACCTGGAAATGCAGTTCAGGAAATCATGATTCCAGCCAGCAAGGCAGGACTCGTTATTGGAAAGGGGGGAGAGACTATTAAACAGCTTCAG GAACGGGCTGGTGTTAAAATGGTTATGATTCAAGATGGGCCTCAAAATACTGGTGCTGATAAACCTCTTAGGATTACGGGTGACCCATACAAAGTTCAG CAAGCCAAGGAGATGGTCTTAGAATTAATTCGTGATCAAGGTGGTTTCAGAGAAGTGCGGAATGAGTATGGCTCAAGAATAGGAGGAAATGAAGGGATAGAC GTCCCAATTCCAAGATTTGCTGTTGGCATCGTAataggaagaaatggagaaatgatcaaaaaaatacaaaatgatgcTGGTGTTCGAATTCAGTTTAAGCCAG atgatGGAACAACACCTGATAGGATAGCACAGATAACAGGACCTCCAGACAGATGTCAGCATGCTGCAGAGATTATCACAGACCTTCTACGAAGTGTTCAG GCTGGTAATCCTGGTGGACCTGGACCTGGTGGGCGAGGACGAGGTAGAGGTCAAGGCAACTGGAATATGGGACCACCTGGTGGACTACAGGAATTTAATTTCATTGTGCCAACTGGGAAAACTGGATTGATAATTGGAAAAG gaggCGAAACCATTAAAAGCATAAGCCAACAGTCTGGTGCAAGAATAGAGCTTCAGAGAAATCCTCCTCCTAACGCAGATCCTAATATGAAGTTATTTACAATTCGTGGCACTCCACAGCAAATAGACTACGCTCGGCAACTCATAGAAGAGAAGATTGGG ggCCCAGTAAATCCTTTAGGGCCACCTGTACCCCATGGGCCCCATGGGGTTCCAGGTCCTCATGGGCCTCCTGGGCCTCCAGGGCCTGGAACTCCAATGGGACCATACAACCCTGCACCTtacaatccaggaccacctggTCCAGCTCCTCA TGGTCCTCCAGCCCCATATGCTCCCCAGGGATGGGGAAATGCATATCCACATTGGCAGCAACAGGCTCCTCCTGACCCAG CTAAGGCAGGAACGGATCCAAATTCAGCAGCTTGGGCTGCTTATTATGCGCACTATTACCAACAGCAGGCACAGCCCCCGCCTGCAGCTCCTGCAGGTGCACCAACTACAACCCAAACGAACGGTCAAGGTAACTAcg gAGATCAGCAGAATCCAGCTCCAGCTGGACAGGTTGATTATACAAAGGCTTGGGAAGAGTACTACAAGAAAATGG
- the Fubp1 gene encoding far upstream element-binding protein 1 isoform X6: protein MADYSTVPPPSSGSAGGGGGGGVNDAFKDALQRARQIAAKIGGDAGTSLNSNDYGYGGQKRPLEDGDGSWTNPSSTTHWEGMPSPFKDQPDAKKVAPQNDSFGAQLPPMHQQQRSVMTEEYKVPDGMVGFIIGRGGEQISRIQQESGCKIQIAPDSGGLPERSCMLTGTPESVQSAKRLLDQIVEKGRPAPGFHHGDGPGNAVQEIMIPASKAGLVIGKGGETIKQLQERAGVKMVMIQDGPQNTGADKPLRITGDPYKVQQAKEMVLELIRDQGGFREVRNEYGSRIGGNEGIDVPIPRFAVGIVIGRNGEMIKKIQNDAGVRIQFKPDDGTTPDRIAQITGPPDRCQHAAEIITDLLRSVQAGNPGGPGPGGRGRGRGQGNWNMGPPGGLQEFNFIVPTGKTGLIIGKGGETIKSISQQSGARIELQRNPPPNADPNMKLFTIRGTPQQIDYARQLIEEKIGGPVNPLGPPVPHGPHGVPGPHGPPGPPGPGTPMGPYNPAPYNPGPPGPAPHGPPAPYAPQGWGNAYPHWQQQAPPDPAKAGTDPNSAAWAAYYAHYYQQQAQPPPAAPAGAPTTTQTNGQGNYGDQQNPAPAGQVDYTKAWEEYYKKMGQAVPAPTGAPPGGQPDYSAAWAEYYRQQAAYYAQTSPQGMPQHPPAPQGQ, encoded by the exons ATGGCCGACTACTCAACGGTACCTCCGCCCTCGTCTGGCTcagccggcggcggcggcggaggaggCGTTAACGATGCTTTCAAAGATGCCCTGCAGAGAGCCCGGCAG attgcaGCAAAAATTGGGGGTGATGCTGGTACATCATTGAATTCAAATGACTATGGTTATGGGGGACAAAAGAGACCCCTAGAAGATGGAG atgGCTCTTGGACAAATCCGAGCAGTACAACACACTGGGAGGGAATGCCCTCTCCTTTTAAAG ATCAACCAGATGCAAAGAAAGTTGCTCCCCAAAATGACT CTTTTGGAGCACAGTTACCTCCAATGCATCAGCAGCAAAG ATCTGTAATGACAGAAGAATACAAAGTTCCAGATGGAATGGTTGGATTTA TAATTGGCAGAGGAGGAGAACAGATTTCACGCATACAGCAGGAATCTGGATGCAAAATACAGATAGCTCCTG ATAGTGGTGGCCTTCCAGAAAGGTCTTGTATGCTAACCGGAACACCTGAATCTGTCCA ATCAGCAAAAAGATTACTGGACCAGATTGTTGAAAAGGGAAGACCAGCACCTGGCTTTCATCATGGTGATGGACCTGGAAATGCAGTTCAGGAAATCATGATTCCAGCCAGCAAGGCAGGACTCGTTATTGGAAAGGGGGGAGAGACTATTAAACAGCTTCAG GAACGGGCTGGTGTTAAAATGGTTATGATTCAAGATGGGCCTCAAAATACTGGTGCTGATAAACCTCTTAGGATTACGGGTGACCCATACAAAGTTCAG CAAGCCAAGGAGATGGTCTTAGAATTAATTCGTGATCAAGGTGGTTTCAGAGAAGTGCGGAATGAGTATGGCTCAAGAATAGGAGGAAATGAAGGGATAGAC GTCCCAATTCCAAGATTTGCTGTTGGCATCGTAataggaagaaatggagaaatgatcaaaaaaatacaaaatgatgcTGGTGTTCGAATTCAGTTTAAGCCAG atgatGGAACAACACCTGATAGGATAGCACAGATAACAGGACCTCCAGACAGATGTCAGCATGCTGCAGAGATTATCACAGACCTTCTACGAAGTGTTCAG GCTGGTAATCCTGGTGGACCTGGACCTGGTGGGCGAGGACGAGGTAGAGGTCAAGGCAACTGGAATATGGGACCACCTGGTGGACTACAGGAATTTAATTTCATTGTGCCAACTGGGAAAACTGGATTGATAATTGGAAAAG gaggCGAAACCATTAAAAGCATAAGCCAACAGTCTGGTGCAAGAATAGAGCTTCAGAGAAATCCTCCTCCTAACGCAGATCCTAATATGAAGTTATTTACAATTCGTGGCACTCCACAGCAAATAGACTACGCTCGGCAACTCATAGAAGAGAAGATTGGG ggCCCAGTAAATCCTTTAGGGCCACCTGTACCCCATGGGCCCCATGGGGTTCCAGGTCCTCATGGGCCTCCTGGGCCTCCAGGGCCTGGAACTCCAATGGGACCATACAACCCTGCACCTtacaatccaggaccacctggTCCAGCTCCTCA TGGTCCTCCAGCCCCATATGCTCCCCAGGGATGGGGAAATGCATATCCACATTGGCAGCAACAGGCTCCTCCTGACCCAG CTAAGGCAGGAACGGATCCAAATTCAGCAGCTTGGGCTGCTTATTATGCGCACTATTACCAACAGCAGGCACAGCCCCCGCCTGCAGCTCCTGCAGGTGCACCAACTACAACCCAAACGAACGGTCAAGGTAACTAcg gAGATCAGCAGAATCCAGCTCCAGCTGGACAGGTTGATTATACAAAGGCTTGGGAAGAGTACTACAAGAAAATGG
- the Fubp1 gene encoding far upstream element-binding protein 1 isoform X5, with product MADYSTVPPPSSGSAGGGGGGGVNDAFKDALQRARQIAAKIGGDAGTSLNSNDYGYGGQKRPLEDGDGSWTNPSSTTHWEGMPSPFKDQPDAKKVAPQNDSFGAQLPPMHQQQSRSVMTEEYKVPDGMVGFIIGRGGEQISRIQQESGCKIQIAPDSGGLPERSCMLTGTPESVQSAKRLLDQIVEKGRPAPGFHHGDGPGNAVQEIMIPASKAGLVIGKGGETIKQLQERAGVKMVMIQDGPQNTGADKPLRITGDPYKVQQAKEMVLELIRDQGGFREVRNEYGSRIGGNEGIDVPIPRFAVGIVIGRNGEMIKKIQNDAGVRIQFKPDDGTTPDRIAQITGPPDRCQHAAEIITDLLRSVQAGNPGGPGPGGRGRGRGQGNWNMGPPGGLQEFNFIVPTGKTGLIIGKGGETIKSISQQSGARIELQRNPPPNADPNMKLFTIRGTPQQIDYARQLIEEKIGGPVNPLGPPVPHGPHGVPGPHGPPGPPGPGTPMGPYNPAPYNPGPPGPAPHGPPAPYAPQGWGNAYPHWQQQAPPDPAKAGTDPNSAAWAAYYAHYYQQQAQPPPAAPAGAPTTTQTNGQGNYGDQQNPAPAGQVDYTKAWEEYYKKMGQAVPAPTGAPPGGQPDYSAAWAEYYRQQAAYYAQTSPQGMPQHPPAPQGQ from the exons ATGGCCGACTACTCAACGGTACCTCCGCCCTCGTCTGGCTcagccggcggcggcggcggaggaggCGTTAACGATGCTTTCAAAGATGCCCTGCAGAGAGCCCGGCAG attgcaGCAAAAATTGGGGGTGATGCTGGTACATCATTGAATTCAAATGACTATGGTTATGGGGGACAAAAGAGACCCCTAGAAGATGGAG atgGCTCTTGGACAAATCCGAGCAGTACAACACACTGGGAGGGAATGCCCTCTCCTTTTAAAG ATCAACCAGATGCAAAGAAAGTTGCTCCCCAAAATGACT CTTTTGGAGCACAGTTACCTCCAATGCATCAGCAGCAAAG cAGATCTGTAATGACAGAAGAATACAAAGTTCCAGATGGAATGGTTGGATTTA TAATTGGCAGAGGAGGAGAACAGATTTCACGCATACAGCAGGAATCTGGATGCAAAATACAGATAGCTCCTG ATAGTGGTGGCCTTCCAGAAAGGTCTTGTATGCTAACCGGAACACCTGAATCTGTCCA ATCAGCAAAAAGATTACTGGACCAGATTGTTGAAAAGGGAAGACCAGCACCTGGCTTTCATCATGGTGATGGACCTGGAAATGCAGTTCAGGAAATCATGATTCCAGCCAGCAAGGCAGGACTCGTTATTGGAAAGGGGGGAGAGACTATTAAACAGCTTCAG GAACGGGCTGGTGTTAAAATGGTTATGATTCAAGATGGGCCTCAAAATACTGGTGCTGATAAACCTCTTAGGATTACGGGTGACCCATACAAAGTTCAG CAAGCCAAGGAGATGGTCTTAGAATTAATTCGTGATCAAGGTGGTTTCAGAGAAGTGCGGAATGAGTATGGCTCAAGAATAGGAGGAAATGAAGGGATAGAC GTCCCAATTCCAAGATTTGCTGTTGGCATCGTAataggaagaaatggagaaatgatcaaaaaaatacaaaatgatgcTGGTGTTCGAATTCAGTTTAAGCCAG atgatGGAACAACACCTGATAGGATAGCACAGATAACAGGACCTCCAGACAGATGTCAGCATGCTGCAGAGATTATCACAGACCTTCTACGAAGTGTTCAG GCTGGTAATCCTGGTGGACCTGGACCTGGTGGGCGAGGACGAGGTAGAGGTCAAGGCAACTGGAATATGGGACCACCTGGTGGACTACAGGAATTTAATTTCATTGTGCCAACTGGGAAAACTGGATTGATAATTGGAAAAG gaggCGAAACCATTAAAAGCATAAGCCAACAGTCTGGTGCAAGAATAGAGCTTCAGAGAAATCCTCCTCCTAACGCAGATCCTAATATGAAGTTATTTACAATTCGTGGCACTCCACAGCAAATAGACTACGCTCGGCAACTCATAGAAGAGAAGATTGGG ggCCCAGTAAATCCTTTAGGGCCACCTGTACCCCATGGGCCCCATGGGGTTCCAGGTCCTCATGGGCCTCCTGGGCCTCCAGGGCCTGGAACTCCAATGGGACCATACAACCCTGCACCTtacaatccaggaccacctggTCCAGCTCCTCA TGGTCCTCCAGCCCCATATGCTCCCCAGGGATGGGGAAATGCATATCCACATTGGCAGCAACAGGCTCCTCCTGACCCAG CTAAGGCAGGAACGGATCCAAATTCAGCAGCTTGGGCTGCTTATTATGCGCACTATTACCAACAGCAGGCACAGCCCCCGCCTGCAGCTCCTGCAGGTGCACCAACTACAACCCAAACGAACGGTCAAGGTAACTAcg gAGATCAGCAGAATCCAGCTCCAGCTGGACAGGTTGATTATACAAAGGCTTGGGAAGAGTACTACAAGAAAATGG
- the Fubp1 gene encoding far upstream element-binding protein 1 isoform X14 has product MADYSTVPPPSSGSAGGGGGGGVNDAFKDALQRARQIAAKIGGDAGTSLNSNDYGYGGQKRPLEDGDQPDAKKVAPQNDSFGAQLPPMHQQQRSVMTEEYKVPDGMVGFIIGRGGEQISRIQQESGCKIQIAPDSGGLPERSCMLTGTPESVQSAKRLLDQIVEKGRPAPGFHHGDGPGNAVQEIMIPASKAGLVIGKGGETIKQLQERAGVKMVMIQDGPQNTGADKPLRITGDPYKVQQAKEMVLELIRDQGGFREVRNEYGSRIGGNEGIDVPIPRFAVGIVIGRNGEMIKKIQNDAGVRIQFKPDDGTTPDRIAQITGPPDRCQHAAEIITDLLRSVQAGNPGGPGPGGRGRGRGQGNWNMGPPGGLQEFNFIVPTGKTGLIIGKGGETIKSISQQSGARIELQRNPPPNADPNMKLFTIRGTPQQIDYARQLIEEKIGGPVNPLGPPVPHGPHGVPGPHGPPGPPGPGTPMGPYNPAPYNPGPPGPAPHGPPAPYAPQGWGNAYPHWQQQAPPDPAKAGTDPNSAAWAAYYAHYYQQQAQPPPAAPAGAPTTTQTNGQGDQQNPAPAGQVDYTKAWEEYYKKMGQAVPAPTGAPPGGQPDYSAAWAEYYRQQAAYYAQTSPQGMPQHPPAPQGQ; this is encoded by the exons ATGGCCGACTACTCAACGGTACCTCCGCCCTCGTCTGGCTcagccggcggcggcggcggaggaggCGTTAACGATGCTTTCAAAGATGCCCTGCAGAGAGCCCGGCAG attgcaGCAAAAATTGGGGGTGATGCTGGTACATCATTGAATTCAAATGACTATGGTTATGGGGGACAAAAGAGACCCCTAGAAGATGGAG ATCAACCAGATGCAAAGAAAGTTGCTCCCCAAAATGACT CTTTTGGAGCACAGTTACCTCCAATGCATCAGCAGCAAAG ATCTGTAATGACAGAAGAATACAAAGTTCCAGATGGAATGGTTGGATTTA TAATTGGCAGAGGAGGAGAACAGATTTCACGCATACAGCAGGAATCTGGATGCAAAATACAGATAGCTCCTG ATAGTGGTGGCCTTCCAGAAAGGTCTTGTATGCTAACCGGAACACCTGAATCTGTCCA ATCAGCAAAAAGATTACTGGACCAGATTGTTGAAAAGGGAAGACCAGCACCTGGCTTTCATCATGGTGATGGACCTGGAAATGCAGTTCAGGAAATCATGATTCCAGCCAGCAAGGCAGGACTCGTTATTGGAAAGGGGGGAGAGACTATTAAACAGCTTCAG GAACGGGCTGGTGTTAAAATGGTTATGATTCAAGATGGGCCTCAAAATACTGGTGCTGATAAACCTCTTAGGATTACGGGTGACCCATACAAAGTTCAG CAAGCCAAGGAGATGGTCTTAGAATTAATTCGTGATCAAGGTGGTTTCAGAGAAGTGCGGAATGAGTATGGCTCAAGAATAGGAGGAAATGAAGGGATAGAC GTCCCAATTCCAAGATTTGCTGTTGGCATCGTAataggaagaaatggagaaatgatcaaaaaaatacaaaatgatgcTGGTGTTCGAATTCAGTTTAAGCCAG atgatGGAACAACACCTGATAGGATAGCACAGATAACAGGACCTCCAGACAGATGTCAGCATGCTGCAGAGATTATCACAGACCTTCTACGAAGTGTTCAG GCTGGTAATCCTGGTGGACCTGGACCTGGTGGGCGAGGACGAGGTAGAGGTCAAGGCAACTGGAATATGGGACCACCTGGTGGACTACAGGAATTTAATTTCATTGTGCCAACTGGGAAAACTGGATTGATAATTGGAAAAG gaggCGAAACCATTAAAAGCATAAGCCAACAGTCTGGTGCAAGAATAGAGCTTCAGAGAAATCCTCCTCCTAACGCAGATCCTAATATGAAGTTATTTACAATTCGTGGCACTCCACAGCAAATAGACTACGCTCGGCAACTCATAGAAGAGAAGATTGGG ggCCCAGTAAATCCTTTAGGGCCACCTGTACCCCATGGGCCCCATGGGGTTCCAGGTCCTCATGGGCCTCCTGGGCCTCCAGGGCCTGGAACTCCAATGGGACCATACAACCCTGCACCTtacaatccaggaccacctggTCCAGCTCCTCA TGGTCCTCCAGCCCCATATGCTCCCCAGGGATGGGGAAATGCATATCCACATTGGCAGCAACAGGCTCCTCCTGACCCAG CTAAGGCAGGAACGGATCCAAATTCAGCAGCTTGGGCTGCTTATTATGCGCACTATTACCAACAGCAGGCACAGCCCCCGCCTGCAGCTCCTGCAGGTGCACCAACTACAACCCAAACGAACGGTCAAG gAGATCAGCAGAATCCAGCTCCAGCTGGACAGGTTGATTATACAAAGGCTTGGGAAGAGTACTACAAGAAAATGG